In Aspergillus flavus chromosome 3, complete sequence, one genomic interval encodes:
- a CDS encoding putative exopolygalacturonase precursor (unnamed protein product) — translation MQLGHAKLFLFFLSLFTPALSRRIGHKHTHVAERQAPACTPTAGGSPTVDDVPAIESAMAACPSGTIMIPAKSTYHINSELSFAKCSGCTLQVEGTLLVSDDTKAWSGKDAVLNLEDVNDVSIVSKTGKGVIDGNGQAAWDLLNKDKNYSRVKCLLYLTGKTSGVTISGLTMRNPPNVFSSVKQSVTNVTYSNLILTAVSKSDALPKNTDGFDLGGTGIRMDNIKVQNGDDCIAIQNGAEDITVMNIQCTGSHGLSIGSIGKTPGEVDTVKNIHFKNAKMTKCSKAAGIKIYSGGYGTAEVSNVTWENVMVDGTSYAFQVQTCYGSDEKECASQPSTAKLTDIVVKGFSGKTDKDEPVASINCPAKGTCGLSLTEMKVQSATGGEEYQCSNAGAIGVKCAPGASG, via the coding sequence ATGCAACTCGGCCACGCGAAACtattcctcttttttctgtcCCTGTTCACACCGGCTTTATCCCGGCGCATTGGTCATAAGCACACTCATGTCGCTGAGCGACAGGCTCCCGCCTGTACGCCAACTGCCGGTGGGTCACCCACTGTGGACGATGTGCCAGCCATCGAgtcagccatggctgcttgTCCCTCTGGCACAATCATGATTCCAGCAAAGTCTACCTATCATATCAACTCTGAACTTTCTTTTGCCAAATGCTCCGGTTGCACTTTACAAGTCGAGGGAACGCTGTTGGTGTCAGATGATACGAAGGCTTGGAGTGGCAAAGACGCCGTCTTGAACCTCGAAGACGTCAACGACGTCAGTATTGTTTCGAAAACCGGGAAGGGTGTGATTGATGGCAACGGGCAAGCCGCCTGGGACCTGTTAAACAAGGACAAGAATTACTCCCGGGTCAAATGTCTACTCTATCTCACCGGTAAAACGTCCGGCGTCACCATTTCAGGACTCACGATGAGGAATCCGCCAAATGTCTTCTCCTCAGTCAAGCAGAGTGTTACGAATGTCACCTATTCCAATTTGATTCTCACGGCTGTTTCCAAGAGCGATGCACTGCCGAAGAATACCGACGGATTTGACCTTGGCGGCACTGGCATCCGGATGGATAACATCAAAGTTCAGAACGGCGACGACTGCATTGCCATCCAGAACGGCGCGGAAGATATCACTGTGATGAACATTCAATGCACCGGGTCTCACGGTCTTAGTATCGGTAGTATTGGCAAAACACCCGGGGAAGTCGACACCGTCAAAAATATTCATTTCAAAAACGCTAAGATGACCAAATGCTCCAAGGCAGCTGGAATCAAGATCTACTCTGGAGGTTACGGCACAGCTGAAGTCAGCAACGTCACCTGGGAGAACGTCATGGTGGATGGTACCTCGTATGCCTTCCAGGTCCAGACCTGCTACGGATCGGATGAGAAGGAATGCGCTTCTCAGCCTAGTACTGCCAAGCTGACGGACATTGTTGTCAAGGGGTTCAGCGGTAAAACTGATAAGGATGAGCCGGTCGCTAGCATTAATTGCCCAGCCAAGGGTACCTGTGGACTTTCGCTGACTGAGATGAAGGTGCAGTCTGCTACTGGGGGTGAGGAATACCAATGTTCTAATGCTGGAGCTATTGGTGTCAAGTGTGCCCCGGGCGCAAGTGGATAA
- a CDS encoding putative lysozyme, with protein MSSSLKFLGVLLPALAVACTGPPVNQNGLNLIKSFESFQPSVYDDGFGNPTIGYGHLCGDATCSEVTYPKPLSEADASRLLADDLVSYQDALTNALADPVTLNDNQYAALVSWTFNIGNGNMQKSDLVARMNKGENVATVAHDELPQWNKANGQVVNGLTRRRKAELDLFDAPAIYGALPVPC; from the exons ATGTCTTCCTCGCTCAAGTTCCTGGGTGTCCTTCTCCCCGCCCTTGCTGTTGCCTGCACAGGCCCTCCTGTCAACCAAAACGGTCTTAACTTGATTAAGAGCTTTGAGTCATTCCAGCCCAGCGTTTACGACGATGGCTTCGGCAACCCGACCATTGGTTATGGTCACCTCTGTGGCGATGCGACCTGCTCCGAAGTGACCTACCCTAAGCCATTGTCCGAGGCAGATGCCAGCAGACTACTGGCTGATGACTTGGTT TCCTACCAAGACGCCCTCACCAATGCCCTAGCGGACCCAGTCACCTTAAATGATAACCAATACGCTGCTCTTGTGTCTTGGACATTCAACATCGGAAATGGCAACATGCAAAAATCGGACCTTGTGGCCCGCATGAACAAGGGTGAAAATGTGGCGACGGTTGCGCATGACGAACTGCCGCAATGGAATAAGGCCAACGGGCAAGTCGTCAATGGGCTTACTCGTCGCCGCAAGGCTGAGTTGGACCTTTTCGATGCACCGGCTATCTATGGTGCTTTGCCTGTTCCTTGCTGA
- a CDS encoding NAD binding Rossmann fold oxidoreductase, whose amino-acid sequence MVKDHAVDIVVVTTAPDSHLELAKLALNAGKHVVVEKPFTPTYQEAQKLIDLAKKQSRLLTVYLSRRWDADYLTLSKLIEDGSLGRIVDYETRFERHVPDILGSRWRTESIPGGGAIYDLGAHLIDQTAQLFGLPSGSPRSSATKERESMAAMIRGLKERSRRLVIVALVICEQELLLGLSQFYFDVQEEQLKSGMRPGDDGYGIEPSERYRTLTSVQPNGAFKTEAVPTVDPPLYTEFYSKLAEALAGEGEVSVSPEESAAVIRLVEIAVQSSKTGRTYCCETMNPL is encoded by the exons ATGGTCAAAGATCATGCTGTTGACATCGTGGTGGTGACTACAGCCCCAGACTCTCATCTCGAGCTGGCGAAGCTGGCTCTGAATGCGGGAAAGCATG TCGTGGTCGAAAAGCCATTCACGCCAACGTACCAAGAAGCCCAGAAACTCATAGATCTCGCCAAGAAACAGAGCCGATTGCTCACTGTGTATCTGA gCCGACGATGGGACGCGGACTACCTCACACTTTCTAAGCTCATCGAAGATGGCTCCCTCGGCAGAATAGTAGATTATGAGACACGATTCGAGCGCCATGTACCTGACATTCTAGGATCCAGATGGAGAACTGAATCGATACCTGGTGGCGGGGCCATCTATGATTTAGGTGCCCATCTCATCGACCAAACAGCACAGCTATTCGGCCTGCCAAGCGGATCACCGCGTTCCTCGGCAACCAAAGAGAGGGAATCGATGGCAGCGATGATTC GGGGACTAAAGGAACGTTCAAGAAGGTTGGTGATAGTAGCACTCGTGATTTGCGAACAAGAGCTGCTCCTAGGCTTGTCCCAGTTTTACTTCGATGTGCAAGAAGAACAGCTGAAATCGGGCATGCGTCCTGGAGACGATGGCTATGGAATCGAGCCGAGTGAGCGATATA GAACACTGACCTCAGTTCAACCTAATGGCGCGTTCAAGACAGAGGCCGTTCCTACTGTGGATCCACCGCTTTATACCGAATTTTATAGTAAGCTTGCAGAGGCTTTGGCTGGCGAGGGCGAGGTGTCTGTAAGTCCTGAAGAATCTGCTGCCGTTATTCGGCTTGTCGAGATCGCTGTGCAAAGCTCGAAGACTGGACGGAC ATACTGCTGTGAGACCATGAACCCTTTGTAA
- a CDS encoding ADC synthase, whose translation MTVLPTSITLRPGPLDALQRVATALSKLKSDDYYAYERTGVWYLGIGNRSSVTIDPEGRKATFSTNGKDEVRSIDGGVTDVVREYTSANEDCGTRIYGYVGFSNALLLRGISHSTGEWPMLSHMVPRTEVVFYPDRITLTGVDKRGTVELSALVDDTTCIEPSPGHPIDTNTRASEYVEQVEAALADIRAEKYTKVIPSRAVSLPWRVDMPETLRCGRQHHNPARSFCLLHGNNQATGFSPELVMSLRDGKLKEALVSDPKEIVEHVLSVKEAINELDRLCSPGTVVVDDLMTVRPRGSVQHLGSTVSGALLPGKDAWDAFNILFPSITATGIPKQAALEGIGRLEKHPRELYSGAILLIEDPETWDVALVLRTVFQGREKQWIQAGAGIVAQPSPVRELTET comes from the exons ATGACTGTTCTTCCAACCTCCATTACTTTGCGCCCTGGTCCCCTAGACGCCCTACAAAGAGTTGCAACTGCTTTGTCCAAGCTCAAATCCGATGACTACTACGCATACGAGCGCACAGGTGTTTGGTATTTGGGTATCGGAAACCGCTCGTCAGTGACAATTGACCCCGAAGGACGGAAAGCAACCTTTTCTACGAACGGAAAGGATGAAGTGCGATCCATCGATGGTGGAGTGACCGATGTTGTGCGAGAATACACCTCCGCAAATGAGGACTGTGGAACCAGAATCTATGGCTACGTCGGGTTCAGCAATGCCCTACTTCTACGGGGGATTTCTCACTCTACTGGGGAATGGCCAATGCTGAGTCATATGGTTCCACGTACTGAGGTGGTCTTTTATCCAGATAGAATTACGCTGACTGGAGTCGACAAGCGAGGGACGGTGGAACTCTCTGCGTTGGTCGATGATACCACTTGCATAGAACCATCACCAGGACATCCCATTGACACGAATACCAGAGCAAGTGAATACGTGGAACAAGTCGAGGCTGCGTTGGCAGATATAAGAGCAGAGAAATATACGAAAGTCATTCCTTCTCGTGCTGTGAGCCTTCCTTGGAGAGTGGACATGCCTGAAACCCTGCGATGTGGACGACAACATCACAACCCCGCCCGCTCATTTTGTCTGCTTCATGGCAACAACCAGGCTACTGGATTCAGCCCGGAGCTTGTAATGTCCCTGCGAGATGGTAAG CTCAAGGAGGCATTGGTTAGTGACCCGAAGGAAATAGTTGAACATGTGTTGTCGGTGAAAGAGGCAATAAATGAACTGGACAGGCTGTGCTCTCCTGGCACTGTAGTTGTGGACGACTTGATGACTGTCCGGCCTCGGGGGAGTGTGCAGCACCTGGGCTCGACCGTATCAGGTGCTCTGCTGCCTGGAAAGGATGCATGGGATGCATTTAATATCCTATTCCCTTCGATTACTGCTACTGGAATCCCAAAGCAAGCTGCACTGGAAGGTATTGGGCGTCTTGAGAAGCACCCCCGGGAGCTTTATTCAGGTGCAATTTTGCTGATAGAGGATCCTGAAACCTGGGATGTCGCACTTGTCCTTCGAACAGTTTTCCAGGGACGGGAAAAGCAATGGATTCAAGCTGGAGCAGGCATCGTTGCGCAGCCATCGCCTGTGCGAGAATTGACTGAAACCTGA